The Papaver somniferum cultivar HN1 chromosome 6, ASM357369v1, whole genome shotgun sequence genome segment aaattctctgaaaagaaatacaaaaagaaacgcataaaaaggaaaaaaaaattctaaaaaaaatgaaaatattgtacaaaataaaaaatagacctaaaaattaatctaaaaacaaatccccgtcggcggcgccaaaaattgatggattttcaaagttgttgtaataatgaggttcaaactctcggacttgtgaagattaaatttaaaggtttaataaaagcgAGAGTCACTGGGACTaagattccaccgaattcatatcataaggctcagttatttattctcaacaattatcgctcaataaataaaataacgccgactcttattttgccaaagtagattctcaaaatattagttataaatcgtaagcatgggacatcaaacattttagcaagcatgacccatcaaataaaataataactaattaattcaaatcataattcaatttaaaataagtgcaaaaatcataaaaagaatagaataaattcacccatgtatggaactcggattcctccgtcgacccagtggaggggtttaactcctcatgataagaacacactcaaaaatataattcatagctcaaatggtctgcaaccctctgttcttctccccaaacTGTCGATAACCTCTCTCTTCTCCACGACacactatttatactcaacaggtcaacaaaaatccttgtaataactccaaaatatcttcgaaataaatttcattattttctcgggaattttcttcttttctctttcacgCTTCTGCTCATGGATACATACTCCAAACACGTGAATGCTCTTTTTTGATTAAGTAAAACTGATGAGAGAATATATTCTTCTCTGTTTTAACCacgttctttccattttcaaaccAAAGGAAACCCGAGAATAAAATCTTCTCTGCAGTTCTACGAAAATGATTCCTTTTTCATCTATTTACGTTTTCTGATTCTTCAAATTTCTCCCAATCAATGCAGAATATAATCCTAGGACAATATTTTCTCTAAATCAATACGTATCTTCTAACAGAATCTCCCAAAATATATCCAACCTCTGTTTTCTTCCGCGCGTGAATAAAACCCTCTATTTCGAATGGAAGTCCAATACCAAGCCTGTTTACCCTTAACAGGCCCAAACCAAACTATATCCACGAGAACGAGCATGAAATTATGTCCAGAAATCATCCCAGACAAATATGCATTTTACTGGAATTTTCaaaccaatttcccgccaaaaatcaggTAAAGAAGGTGGAGTGCCCCTATCCTGTTCTCGGGTGTGAATAACACCGTGATGCCCCTTAgcaactgggtgccccttatccaaagtaggggtccgtttagcaaatgaCCTTCGTGGTTACAAaaacaacttttcgagcaactttttccataagagcttatttcctggaaaaaacttaaaacaagtttattagtgttAAAACGAGTCCTTACTAATGTAATTacgggtgaaaatgcgtcgcattTCGTGCTTATCATAGCCCTAACTTCAGTGTTTGCGATTTCGTTGGTTGTGTCTCAAGTTATGTCTATTCAGCAAATAAATCTCAGCCTCTCTGTCCGGCTAATCCCTGGCTGCCATCCACGAAGGGAGGGGGTGGCTAGAGTGAGTTGTAGCCCACCCGAatgaaccctagaaaccctaTATTTATCTTATACACGTTCTCATTACAAGTCGATCTTTTCATATAGATTTTCCCCCATCGCCCACAACTCTTGGACACAATGGCTATGACCCTCGATCTCTCTCATAATGAGGAGGATGATCTCCCTTCACTGTATAAATCTCTCTCATAATTAGGAGGATGATTTCCCTCTGTATAAATCCTCTTATATACTATCTCCGTCCCTAATTAAATGatctagttaaaatttactagtaaatttaaaaatgatttatttctcaaactatacaacggattttcgtaaactttgtatcattggAAAGCATTTTAGAACACCTacctaatgaatataaatatggctatcaaattttacatatttattaaaataatgtctATCTAttactccacttatttatggtatagatcatctaattagggacagaGGGAGTAGTAGTCATAACTTTTAAAAATAGTCTTGTACCTTAAATTGGAAACCTAAACTCGGAAAACTTGCACTTCTCCTGACTATCTTTCATATTTTCTAATACAAGAAAACCTTGTAGACATTCTATTCCCAAACCGTGGCTAAAACTTGTAGACATTTTATTTTGGAACCTGCCttttagccacgatttgcaacaACAATAGGTCATTGTTTCAGCTTCATAATCTGTTACTAAAAGTCTCTTTTCAGCCATGATTTTTTTTACAGAAACAAAACCATTTTTTTTACAGAACAAAACCATAACAAAGTTGTGTAAATATTTACGGACTTTGGACTAGGTCTTTGGGGGAAGCTCAGTGGCTTCAAGTCTAGGCCTATACCATACCATGTATCAAACAGAAAATGGACAGAGCCACTTAAAACCATAGGGATAAAGTCAGGTTAGGTTTTAAGTATATAAAAACATATTAGGTATTTTCCACGATACTCCGGGGACAAATGGGAAATTTAAAGATAAATAACAGTGGAGAATTGCAATTAGCAAGGCTTATATGAAAACATTTTCTACTATTCATTTGAAATATAGATTCTTGAATTTTGATAGATTGGGTAGGCTTTTTCTTTACATTGGAATCTTGGATTTCAAAACACTAATCTTGTTTATAATCATATAATAAGCAGAATTGCAGATTATGTAATTTGTAATTATCAAATGATCAAATTTAGTTTGATGGAGTTTTGTCTTTTAATTTAGGATCTTTTTTATTTATGTACAACATGTAATTTGATGACATTTTAACTGAATTAGATAATTATCCATCGACTTAAATTTTCTCGGTAGATAACATACTATGATGAAATAAGCTAACTTACATGTATACGTACTCAAAATTTCATGatttaagtagcatttctataatGTCTTGAGCTGCGTCTTCTCTTCCACTAGATAAACAAAGCAAAACCAAGCCCAAAACCTAAAACACCAAGGCCAACACCAAGACCAACCGCCGAGCCGGTTGTATTACCTGTCCCTTGTGTACTCGTTGGTGGTATGTTTTGATCAGTATTTCCTTCATCAGGTTTATTACCTGTCTCTTGTGTACTTGTTGGTGCTATGTTTTGATCAGTATTTCcttcatcagttttattacctttCCCTTGTGTACTTGTTGGTGCTATTGTTGGGGATATTGTTGGGGCTACTGATGGGGCTATGTTTTGATAATTATTTCCTTCACcagttttattattatcttttcttACCTTGACTAATTCTAAAGTGGAATTAAATCTCCAGGAAAGGACTTTATGATCTTCAAAATACACCCCGGTGGCCGCTGAAAATCCAACAGTAATCTGATATGGTAGAACTTTGCTTAAATCAACAACATGATTCAAAGTAGAACTCCGATTGAAAACAGGTTTTTTAGCATAAGTTAGAAAAACACTCAAATTTTTCGTAGTAGAATTATAAGTTACCCAAGCATTAGCTTTTCTTCCATCCCTTATAGTACCATCTGCCAATGACACATTAGCAACAGACACTACCGAGTTAACATTGATACCGACATGATCTGAACTTGGATCAAATTCGTTTTTATAACTGTCAAACTCAACGCCTACAATTTGATTTGCCGCCAAGTTATTTTCAGATACGTTCCGACTCAAGAAGCCAAGAGCACCCCCCCAAGAATCTGGAGGAATTAAAGACCCAAAAGGTGCAAGAAAAAAAGCCATACCATCACCAGCAGCAGTCGCATTATGTCCATCAATGATGAATGAAAAGTGTGTCTCAAAATCTGTCATCCTTCCAGTGGTTGCATCCCAAAGCTGTATAGCTTCTGAGTAAACGGCACGGCCTACAGTACCACTACGATCAGTATAAAGACTAGCGTTGTTCCCGGTGACTTCAATGAAGCTACCGTTCCTGATTGAAGCTCCTTGGAATTTTATTCGTCCATCATTCCTTGAGAAATTCGGGAAGTTAAAGGAGATCGAATCTGCAGGTTTAAGAAGAACTAACAGTATCGTGATGATTTGACAGAATAATATTGAAGAATAAAGATGAGAATTTATTGATAATATGCAACGGAAACCCACTGGTTATGAATGAATAGTCTTTTGAGTATGTAAGACTGCTTgtttaataaaataaagaaagcaAGTGACAAATTTATATATAGCATGCCATGAAGACTGTAGAGCCACAGCAAGTTGAGCTTTTTGATTATGACATTTTTCCTTGACGTGAAGAAGGGTCACAAAACTTCTTTGctttgaaaggaaaaataagTATCAAAAAAATATAACTGAGCCTTTTCTTGgatctttctctcttttttttcctcaaaGAAAATTGttcatttggaaataaaaaataaaaatctgagGCCGCTAGATTGGGAAATTCTTTTCCTATTAAAATTGTACATAGTTCGTCTAATCAAATCTCCTTTTtcgatcaaaaaaaattaaaggaaAAAAGATGTGAAAGAGATTGTGTCCTTCGACTCTAAGGtggtgtttgtttgcagctgactcatctgagtcgtctggatctgagtgaaatcacctgactcatctggatctgactcactaaggtctgagtcagaaaatatgtttgttttgtgagtcagatctgactcagctgagtggatttttttggacagaaaATGCCCTTGTGCACATTTCAAACAACTTGTTCACTACCAGTCTAACAACCTAAAACTTCAACCCATGAGCAAACTTTAGCTATATGAGATTTTTAATTCCATAAAACAACTTCTCTAAACAGAAGTTAATTATATTAGACTTCAATTTAATAAATTACATTGGCTTAAACTTCTCAAAATAAATTACACAGAAGTTAATTGCTCGGATTTTTTATGTAACAGAAGTTTTATGTAACATCACAAATTGTTCACTACCGGTCTAAAGAACTTCTCTTTTTGATGGAATTAAACATTACCaaacaataaaatctaaagaCTTCATTCCTACAAACATAAAAGAAGCAGAAGCAACAAAATATAAAGGAGGCTAGCTATCTCATCacgtaagttgttcatatatatCTGCTCTTGTCGTCCAAACAGATAAGGTGCATTTTCTTCCGTTTCCGCTTCCACTTCGACTTCCACCTGTGTCTCATTCATATAAAATGTCTCATTATCATATTCTTTAAATAGCCAATCATCCAATGCATTACGACGTAGAAAGTTATGTATTGACATGCAAGCAATGACGATATCTCTTTGAGTCTCAAATGAGTAAGAAGGCATTTTACTTAAGACGGGAAATCTTACTTTCAATACCCCGAATGCTCTCTCAATCACATTCCTCAATCGAGCATGGGCTTGATTAAACTTCTCCTCTTTTGCTGTTGGAGGTACTCTTCGATAATCACCTATCCAATACCTTATGTTGCGATACGGACACATAAACCCCTGTGTATGAGAGTACGCAGCATCACATAGATAGTATTTTTCTGCAAATTTTCAACAAAAACATTATGAAGTTGAACAAAAACATTATGAAGTAGTACTGGTTACTAAATGACAATCCAatataatcaaaataaattacacaGCTCAATGGAGCCTAACAGAGGATGAAACCAAAATGATTAGCAAAGGGCACAATGAATGATGAGAGACTGGGTatgtatcttttatttttttataaccaAGAATACAAACATTCAGATGAAACTGTGCTTAGGGGATATTACCAACAATAAATCCTAGTTGCCCTCTTTGTAGACAATTTTGACAAAAGCCTTATTCACCTTTCTATGAAATGAGGGTTCTTTTGTTTTTGCTAATTCACAAACATTATTAATTGATAGCCAAAAGACTACAAAAAAGAtagctaaaataaaaaaaacggaAGACAAACAAAGAAATCCACATCAGGCATCTCTACTCTATCCCTTGCAGAAATGCAGATCTGAGAAAGCTTACACTTTAACTACAACATCATATATTCTAACACTGGTAAGTTTGGTGGGTAGTTTAACAGGTGGTTCAAAGAACAGATTCCCCATCCCAACAGGCGCAGGGGTGGCCTGAAATAATCTAAGTAGAGTTCGATATTGTGATCAATTGATGAACACTGCACACAGCCTAAGATGGAAAATACTTGGACTAAATGTTATAATGGCAGCACAATTTATTTTTCCTACAATTCAAATATATAAGAACGCAGTGCACAAGAATCTAAATAAAATTGAGTAAAGAAAACAAACCCAATGCAGAAAAATTGGACTTAAAATAGAGATATTACCTGGTGGAGGTAGAGGAAACTTGAAAGATGGATCACGCACTGCCTCGGTCAACACTCTCGAGTCATGAGCAGTGCCTTCCCATCCAACCACTACATACAAAAAGTACATATCCCAATCACATATCGCAAGCACGTTTTGGCTACATTCTCCTCTCCCCATTCCTCTATACGGTGTTTGCTTCTCGACTGGAATGTTGGCACTAATTAGAGTGTCATCCAATGCACCAACAGCACCTTTGAAAGCACCTTCTCTAAGACGTTTATTCCTTTTAGTTATAGCTGGCTTATCAAATACATTTGGTGGAGGAAATAGGACTTCAGCAGACCATTTCTTCATAGCAGTCAACACTTCATGAAAATACTTACTAACTGTTTCACCTGAATGTTGAAAGTGATATAAAATTACACGATTCCTACAATTGTGCTCGATTGTGTATATAAACATTGCCATCTTCTCCTCTACTTCTAAATACTTGCTATCCTCTAAAAGTCCTTTGGCTCGGAATTCATTGCATAATTGTAAGAGATGATTACCTCATCAAAAGGATGAGATCCTGGGTTTTCTTTTATCTCCTCTTGTATCCGCTGCATAAGAAGAAAAAGTAGCATAAGTGATTACACATTCATTAGAAATTCAATTCACGATGAGCAACACATAGAAAAAGTAGCATAAGTGATTACACATTCAGCGGATATGGTACTTGCATTTTAACTGGGTGAAACAACAACATACATGGCTATATCAATTCAACTAGCATCTTAGCTCTGTTCTACACTAACTGGGTGAAACAACAACATAAGTGGACTCGTCAATATCAACCTGAACTAGCATCTTAGCTCTGTTCTACACTAACTGGGTGAAACAACATAAAAAACCATCAACAAGCATAAAAATGAAACCCCAACTATAAATCTAccaaaatatacaaaaaaaaaaaacttgtttaactgattttaacaaaatacagaaaaccctaactatcaatctaccaaaatacacaaaaaaaaaaatacatgactaatcgATTTAATCAAAAATACACACAACCGTAACTATCAATCttccaaaacacacacaaaaaaaagacatcattaatcgatttaaacaaaatacacaaaaccctaactttcaatCTACCAAACCCTAACAATAATAGCATCATCAATCGATTTAAACAAagaaaaaccaaaccctaatcatcatccaCAACTTGTAATCAGATCTGTCTGAAGAAAGAGAGAGAGGACGAGTGGATGTGGGATATTCTTCAGATCTGTCTGAAGGATAAAACCCATGTTCCAAATCACATAAAACCCATACGAAAATGAATATGGATGAAGAATTATACCTGAATATGATAACGATTCTAAACGAAGGTGATTTAAAGATGAAAGAGATGAAACGAGGGTGATTTGAAAGATGAATATGGATGAAGCATATTTGAAAGAGATGAAACGAGAGTGATGATGGATAGAAATCAGTGGATTTGATGAGAAAGATGCAGGAGATATCAACTAGGATTTGGTTCTGTATCACCCATCTCTTCTCTCGacaaagaaaatgagaagaaaatgagaaatgaaatttttttgtTATAAGCTGTCGAGGGCATTTTTGCCAATTCCAGCGACTCAGAGGTACTAGTGAGTGACTCAGGGACATGGAAGTCCCTGACTCTATaaggtccgagtcaggggttagccTTGACTCAGATGCCGAGGCAGAGGTTGTAAAAAGTGCAAAACAAACAATCTGACAGCTAACTCGACGCGAGTCAGCGATTGACTCAGACCCAgatgccgagtcagctgcaaacaaacaaggtctaAATTACATATGTTATACGTTGTACTATATACGATTAATGTATGTCGGCAAATTCCAAAAATTGGGAGACTAATTTCACCCGTCATTGCCAGCGTAAACAGGGCCGAGTGTCGTAGGTCCTATTTCAATATTAAGAATCTTGAGTGACGGATCGACCCATGAATTTGAGGCAGAGACTCATGACGCCTCAAATACGTTGATCTTAACTTTGGGGTTCTGTCATTAGTTTTTCTTTCGTCTGATCTGATTAACTTTTGATCAAACTTGTTTTATCAATCTTAACTTTGCTATGATCATGGATAAACTTGTTGTATCAATCTTTGTCACCACTTTAATAGCTTAGCATCGTGTGAATCTTCTTTGTACAGGATCTTTCATTTTTCGTATGGTGGCCAAATTTTTAGCTTTAAATCGGACATTCATGTAGTGCGGTTCTTTGGCCCAACCAAAAGCTGAAGGGTCACAGAACGTGTTTGATCTAaacttttgaaaagaaaaataaataaaaaacttttGAAGGAAAGTGAATATCGAGCTACTCTCTTAATTTCATTGCTTTTCAAGTTGGTCCTGTAAGTTGGTCCTCTATGTAAATCGCTTCACTAGTTCGCTGTGGTCTGGTCTTGAAATTAGAAGTTAATAGTACTGTGTACAAGGTCAAAAAGGGTGGCTTATATAACATGTTTCCATTTGCTAGAATAGGGACATAAAGATGAACCTGTAAAATTGTTCTCACCCACATCTAAGCCCTAAAACCGGCAGGTCCACACGCTAGATAGTGAAAAAGTCTTTTTGTGGGGCCGTGGGACTTTTTCTTGGGGGTTGCTTGACAATAATGCTTACTCTACGGGGGGACATAATCCCGTGTATAATACCGGTAGACACAAATTGTAGTGGGTCCAAGGTAGTTAATCTCGGATTCCGGTTTATCCcggtcccgagcgagacactggtacaacgttgtctcggAGAGATTCCGTTTTTAAATTTCGGTGTAATTTCGATTCCAACTTTTATAATAAGAAGTGTTTGTTGCCAGTTTCAATTAATTCCAATCCTAATTTGAGTCAGACTAGAAGATTGAGGAAGTATTGACccacttaaaagaaacatagtattagtaaatctggttgttcaccttcctcatcatcaacaccaaatgataatttcaggtcaagaaattcaaacacaacaacaagcaataatactagtgagtgaattactcgataaattcatcaacaccataaATTCATCTCCTGTTATCTTCAGCGTGTCTCTGGAACTCTTTCACACGGGATTCAGCGCGATATTTTCTGGTGTCAACGTAGCATTACTCGATGCCTGGTCAATGGTCATTTTCATTTTAGGACAACGGGAGAAGAACTAGTCTCATCCAAGCTTGGAAAAGAAATGTGGAATGTTAAGTTTAGAGTCCTCCGATTGGATGGTGACAAATATAAATACAGAAAGAAAATGGAAGAAGAAACGACCTCGATTACTCTAATTTGTTAGGCGATGAAGAGATTGAAATGAAAAGGAAGTTTTGGTGGGAGTGATTTTAGGGAAGAAATATCTTCGGTTCTAGCTAACTTGGGTGGAAATACAAAACCAGGTGTTACCACCCTGACACGCAAATGGTATATCCTGCCAATAACCGTTACAATTTGTAACGACTCTTTGAATTTCGTAACCCATCTGTTACAACCATTTAAACAGGCGTTTTCTGTTACAAATTAGTAACGGCTATATTTCAGCTACGAGTTAAGGAAAATGGTATAGTGAAGCGGATTTTtgtctatttttttatttatttttttgatcgttGATCATTAAAAAATAGATTAAAATGCACACAAGCCGTGTGCAGGCAGATATAACTTAAAAGATAGCGACAATACCCAAAAAATACAAGAGCACAAAGAAAAAACTAAAGCGACAAAGCCCTTAAAATACAAGAGcacaaaaaaaactaaagaacGAAAGAAATAGAAATTCAAAGTACATAAGAAGAATAATCCTCTTAGACACCTCCAAATAAAATCTCAAACTTGAGAACCATGACAAATCCGTTCAAGTAATACTCTCATCAACCTCCTCTATTGTTAGAACCTTATGATTTTTCCTAAGGTCGCTAAACATATCTATTTGATATTtctttgaagacgaaaaacttaatccccaacAAGAACCTGCATCCATTAACTTAATAGATGATATATTATTTGAATTATTGAGAGATTTGGGGTACCTTTCTTTTTCGAACTTAACGAGTCGGTTGGAGAGAGTCCCGTTGCTTTAGACTTTAGGCTCGACATTGTGTTGCATCATAAACTTGGCTAGAAGAACCTTGATTTGAGATGTTGAGTTGAGTATTTAAACTTTCTTCTTTACTCGATACCAAGATTGGTTGGGAGGAGGATGGTTTCTTAATGAAAACATCCAAGTCTTCCAAGACTAACTCCGAAGTAGCAACCTCCTCCGCCTCCTCATGATACCCATAAAATCTATTATAAGTTTCGAAACCAGGTGGGATGGATGGATTAGAGGAGGTGGAGCTTGCTCCTCTTGAATGTTCAACATTCTCAACCATGGGAGCTTCTTCTATTCTCCATGAATGCTTATTTTTTCTAGACTAAGCTGCCCAATCCTCTTCAACTGGTTGAGTGACCCTTTCTAGAACTTCAACTTCATCTCTCACAATATTATCTGAAGCGCTGTCTTTTGAAGCTTGATTCTCCACCTGCACATTTTGTTTACAAGTCTCTGTACCAATTGAGTTTAAAAGGATACCCTTTGGATTGGTATTGTCAATAACTACATCGAGTGGAACACAAACATTGGGGACCCATTTAATCTTACCTTTTGATACAGTTGGAGCTGCATTTAGCTGATGAATGACCAAAACTCTTACAGTGAGAGCAGTAGGTAGGCTTCCATGGATATTCATCCCTTACCTTAAATTTTTCATTATCAATCTGGAAAGGAATCACTTCAGGAAATGAGAACTTTGCATCAATCTCAACACAAATTCTAGAGTAGTCATTCTAGTCTCCATTGTGGTAGGAGTATCTGTCATTATTGGTATTCCCACATAACTTGTAATCTTAGAGAACCGAGTAGCATTCCAAAGGTGAATAGGGACATCTCTAAGAATCATCCAAACTGGAACAGACTTGATGCAGCCTATTTGTTTCTCAATAAAAGGGGTCCATGGACGAACTAGAAAAAGTTTGCTTCCAATATGGACTGAACCTAGCTCAAGAACCATCTTTCTATCATCTTCATGAGAAAATTTAAATAAGAAAGCGTGTTCTCCATGGTTAGTCACGGAGGCTTCTCCCTTTGTATTCCATTGATTTTAAGATTTTGTTTCACAACTAAGAAGGCTTCTTACCAACAAAATCCCCAACAACATAATTTTCACAAGATTCAATACGGGGTTGAAGCTCACATGATGATAAAAAGGGAATAGTTCCTCCATATGGATTATTTGATTCACGAAAAGAAAGTTTTATTGATGGAGAGACACTCGCCGGAGCCTTGAGGACAGAAGACCAATTGATTTCAGATCTAAAGGTTCCAGAAATTGAAAACCCACCATTTTCAATAGGAAGTGAAGACAATATCAATCTTGGAAAATCTTCCGACCCAAGAGTGAAATTGACACAGAAGTTGATTTAGAAGAGGTAACTCTATAATTTGAACAAATGTATATTATCTATTACATTTGTGTTACAATTGTAACAACGGATCTTTGTCTATTACTACTCAAATATATTGTAACACCAAGCACATGTCAGAACAATTCAGGCATTCTGTGTTACAATCCGTGACTGCTTAGCTTACGAACCAAGGAAATGGTATGGTGAGTTGGTTGTCTATCTTGGGAACCCACAACAAATTTCCACATCAGCGGTGCATAATTGCTCTAACAATATGGGTCTTGACATACGTACCGATGGATTTATCCCGAAAAATTAACCTACACTCACGAACATCACGACCCCACCATATATGAGGATTAATCGGGGCCACCTTTTTAATGGGGTCCCATAATTTATGTGTGACTCATGTCGCTTATTCATGAACTCTCCCTCGGTTTCTTTCGTATTTCCGCTAACAATATAGGTAATTGATGACCGTCGATTTAAAGTTTTAACTATATGGCGAGCGATGGTTGATGGTGGAAAATTAAATTTTCAATCGGAAAAAAAGTGGTCCAATCCAAAATCTCATCCAAATAAGCTGGTTAGTCTTAAACCATCCAATGAAATACAAGTTATTCCTTTAACTatttaaaacctaaaaaatataTTAGGCTATGTCTTATGGTCTTCTAATCGAGCATCTAAATTGGCACCTAAAGTAACCCCCTAAATCTTATGAAAATTCCAATTTACCATCTAGATACGCTAAATGGAACAGCGAAAACTATATGCCCTGAATGATACAACGAAAAGTAAAATTAGGTTGCGCTGAATGGAATATCGCAATCATCTCATCCGTCAGatcaaaaataaatcaatctatgcTGAACCAAACAACGAAAGGTTGATTTTCTCTGCACTGAACCATTCAACGAAACTATCTCGCCACTAGTTCACATGCGAGACATATCTGGAAAGAGAAGTAGTGTTAAAAATAGACAACACTTTTTGTATAATCTGCAACGCTTTTTGTCTAATCTAGCAGTCAAATCTAACGCATAGGACTTAATCTTAATAACCTTCCTTatttataatttagctcaaatatTTACAGTTTACTTTAAAATAACTAATGATGATGTCCGTAAGTTTATATAAAGTTAAAATAA includes the following:
- the LOC113285324 gene encoding mannose/glucose-specific lectin-like: MTDFETHFSFIIDGHNATAAGDGMAFFLAPFGSLIPPDSWGGALGFLSRNVSENNLAANQIVGVEFDSYKNEFDPSSDHVGINVNSVVSVANVSLADGTIRDGRKANAWVTYNSTTKNLSVFLTYAKKPVFNRSSTLNHVVDLSKVLPYQITVGFSAATGVYFEDHKVLSWRFNSTLELVKVRKDNNKTGEGNNYQNIAPSVAPTISPTIAPTSTQGKGNKTDEGNTDQNIAPTSTQETGNKPDEGNTDQNIPPTSTQGTGNTTGSAVGLGVGLGVLGFGLGFALFI